The Leptidea sinapis chromosome 36, ilLepSina1.1, whole genome shotgun sequence genomic interval TTAAATGCAGTatgctttaaaaaaatttggttAGTAAGATTAAAAACCGAACACTTCCCGTCCAAACGacaaatgttataaaaaacaGGCAGTAGGTCCTCGAAAACCGAAGACATGAAAATGGAATAATCGAAAGTGTTgtcttagattatttaaatatctttctCTCATTGACTTAATAATTGAAGATAAATGTAACATTATAGTTGATAATAAGTAAGAGGAGGATTGAACAAGATATTGTTGTGGTTATTACAACAAATTCACTTGAGATCCACTTCATCCGCAAGAAGATCTTCGCACTCCTTTTCCCATTTGTCATCGCCACTCTTTTCCGCTACGACTTCGTACTCATTTAACTCCGCCTCCAACTCTTTCTCCCATTGTTCTGAAATTGAAAAGGAAATTGTTTAGTTTACTGTACAGtttgtgataaaaaataatatttaaaattttatacatattataggtaaaacatattgttattgtaatgtatttttcCATATTTTATGGTTCATGCAacatcttcaaattttcacgTATTTGATAACTGGAAAACACTTCAAAATTGCTTTCAAAATTCAGAGCTCTCAAACGAAACACCGTCACAATAAACTCTTTATGCATAAGATTTAAACAGGAATTAAATATGCactttataaactttatttctttagaattaCTCTTAcgtcatcaaatattttaaggcgagatattaatttttaaaatcgtatTCTGGGAATTTCAAGTAACTAAAACACCATCAGTGAGTTTGGATTTCACATAAAAGAATGGCTaaaccattttaaaattaaataaatttaaatactcacaaattttataaaagtcGCCGTAATGTTTTAccatctaaaaattattttgtcttcATTTTCCCCTCGAATAGATTAGAAAATGACAACAccaatattattttagaataatataattatttcaatcatAATAACTAACTATAAATGCCGTTAaatactatattgtaatttcactagacaTCTCCCAAGTATTGACAATAGAAATTGTAAAGTTTACAGACGCTAACTGCAtatgaaaaaaagaaatgttataataattatttaaagaaacaaaaaaattcattataaaTGATACTGATCTGATACATTTAGTTTAAATCAACATAAATTATTCTGAAAGCAAATgaaaatatctaatatttaataaaacagcGACAGGAAATTAAGTTTTAGTAGGCCTGTATTCTATCACCAAGTTGGTTTAATACAATTAACTTCATCAACTACCCGCTacgtaacattaaatataaagtattacACAAACTAAGGAGACGTTACATGAATGTGTTGTCAGGTAGTTCAATAAGACGGCAGTATATTTGGAAATATTTAATTGACTGTCACCCATAAGTGATATGTCGCGGCTATATTGAGATTTTTAacactaaaatttaaaatcCTTAAACTTTTAACAAGATCGAGAGTATTTGTAACCATTATGTTAAATATCAAAAGATCTGACAACACAATATTCGCGTTTCAACATTGCCACgtgataacaaaaaaaaaattaaaaacttttaaccaactttgagaaattaaaaagtttattcaaaTAATGCATACGGGAGTTAAGCAAGCAGTATTCAAAGCAAGGGATTAAGTAGCAATGTTAAAAccattacaaatatatattttttaatcactaACAAGTATAGGTATCGAGAGCTATTACATGAATGTAAGTAGTCGCCTTATATACTTATACACATATATAACATTAAGTTTACATAAGTACCATTGAGAATATTAATTAGACAAATACTGTGACTAACAGTTCACCTCAATAGAGACAAATAAATGCTACTACAAATAACACTTTCTAATCATTAAGAATTTCAACTAGTGACACATTGTAACTGCTTAAGCTTTAAGTCTGTGTTGAGAATTAGTAGAGTTGAAAACACTTAATGAAGGGATACATAACAATATATACATTCATATAGGGATAGGGACAAGAAGCTATATTGTCATATAAGAGTATTTTAACATCGATTACTTATGAACGACACACCATACAACAACAACAAGGATGAAGATATGACATTGGGATATATAATAGATTATAAACTTtagatttataaacaaaaaacaataagaCGCGAACagccatatattttttatataaataacgcTCCAAAAATATGAGATCAACAGTGATAGAAATTGGTAATCTTGCAATGCCGAAATACTGActaatatcataatatcatctaaataaaaattaaatcataaataattaaatttaagtatttctaaCAATAAGACTATGagtttaggtattttatttgaatgaacTAAACATCAATCAAAATGAATCCATAGAAATTAATCATTTctccataataatatacaatactcATGTGACAAAGTGATCTGAAGAAAAACAATGACAACATCTAGTTACTATGTCGGCATTACAATATTTTAGATTAAAGTATATGAGAAAACATCTTTGTAGCGAAAATAGCTCCCACACAAGCATATTGAGCTTCATATTCGATCCAAAACAGATATAgaggtaataaaaaaagcttGTCGTACAATAGGTTTACCAGATTCCGCTGTAATAAAAGGTGTCAACAGAATACGTGAGTCTTGCCCGTATTTATAGGCTTCTTTGAAGTAttgtatgtaattattataagttacaTCCAATTTCAAACTTTTTATCCTTTGCAAGGCTAGCTTTAGTAGTAACTAAGTATTTCGAAAatgaaatataacattttactaatttcatttcaaaataatacgGACTCTTGGTAAACCTACATgtaatttagtaaatatttttatgaagaaaTGAATACAGACAGTGACGCTACAAACGGGTTTCATAAATCAGCTTTCGCAAATGTTTCTTGGTATCCACGAGGCTCTTAAGCTGCATtccaaaaagataaaaatatattgattacaatatttttaaaatatctttcatATGATGGAGTATCGTTGAAATGATGACAAATTTTCATAAGTCGAAGTGTCGGCGATacgcaaaattaattaatacatgCCAATAATACACAAAAAGATATTCTCAAAGTTGGTTAAAACTATCAATagatatcaagatttatgaaagaaaaaaaactgattaaatgatttttctggGATATATGAAGACAAAATAACGAATATGAAAACTAAAGGATTCGTgaatataatgtaaattaaaaaatataaatcgatAAATAATTGACAATAAAGACTTGAGATCTATTGAGGAGGAATTATTAAAAGTACCCTTGATTATAATCCCTTAATTAATATCCCGTATAAAATATAAGGTATTCTGTATGACTATATGTCTTTATCTGCAAATGCACAAGctttttgtgtaaataaatttcCTTCATTAATAGTAAATATCTAAAGCACCTAAAATAATTCGGCTTTATTTAAGAATttaacaacaaatttatttcaattcttACCATCATCTCTATCAACTTTCAAGGATTTGATTCTTTTCTTGACGTCATCTATAGACTCTTGTGATGTTTTCTCGTTTGCAATTAAAACCCCACTAGCAGATTTAGGatctaaatttcaaaataaaaaaaaataaaaaggataaaaaaacataaatacaaaCTAGTTTACTTTTCATGGTGTGAAAATTGAATTTTGTCGACACtaacaaatgaaaataataattacaggaAAAAAGGTTAAATGAAAATCGAGGAATGCAACAGAACACTGTAGGACAAAATTTACTCAGCATCTTATAgtgatttcaaatattataaactacTGCATGACCCCAACAATCAAAATAATACAAGCAGTGGGCACGGATTATAGCCAACTAAAAGGAAACCTtaaacaaatttcaaataatCTGAATCGTTTATTAAGTTAGAGTCAAGGGATATTATTTCTTActtaagttattaatttatattttaattttaaggagACATACCCTGAGAATAATCAGCGCTTCCTTGGCCTTCAGCAACCGCATCTGCTTCATTGGCTTGGCAGATTAGAGACACGCGGTAAAAATAGTTCCGCCAAAAGTTTTCCTCTGTAATactgtaataaataacaaacattGATATTTGATTAAATTGTAAACGAGTACATTTTTGCACGTATTAGAGGGCGCAAATCAGAGAGCTCACCGGATGGAAGTGAGTCTTCGACATGCAATTCAATAGCAAGCTCTCAAAGTGGGATAGCTTCCTGGTCAAAGGCCAGCCTTTGGCAAACGGCATGCAGTTCAGTATATTAGGTATTACTATCACTCTCTTGCAAGGTGATTGTTGCCCAGCcatataattaagttattgatttTTCTTAATGTAGTCATATATACCATATAAAGAACATCTGCTGATAAGCTTTCTGCTTGGTAACTAAAAGTAAACACAAAAACTAACACTTggtaaataaacacaaaaacttACACTTTGGGCACAAGGTCGAACCGCATCTTCTCGAGATTGGGATCCTCTCCCATGATGGCTACCGCGACGGGGTACATCTTGTCGTAGTCAAAATCGAACTCCACACCTGCGGGCGGGGCACGGACAAAGTTTCGTCGATCCTGCAAATAttgtcattttattttagtttgtttCGGTCTCGTTTGTATGTTAATTTGGTTCCTTAGCTGTTTCTTTGTTTATGGTGAAGGAAAAGCGAGAGTAAAGGTCACATGATGGTTAGTCATCACTGAAGCCCACCCTGCATGTATCAGAGTGTAGAGCAGTAACACAAATATGTCCGGACCAGCGCCTATAGAGTACTAGTATTCTGTGGAGCCATCTTGTAATATTGTCTcgcttttttaatgaaacctaGTCTAggagccaatttggcttttaCTTTCGACCGGTACTAACAATCACTTGAGGTGACGAGCGATCTACTTTTTGTATGGACTAGAATGGTAAGTGTAGGTCGCAGACCAAACTCTGTTACAACGAGAATATAATTTGAATCGAATGATTAATGCTACTTATGTGACTTCTTAGTTTACTACTGATGTCCAATTATCCACTTACAGTTGATAGAGAGAGGCATTCCTCTTTGAGTGCGGGCTCATTGGGTGCGCCGATCCATGGTGGCTGAGCTGCGCCACCGCCCTTCTCCTGCCCCTTTATGAACGCGTCCTGCTCGCGATTGAACTCGCCAAGAATGCTCTGCAAACAAAAGAAGTCTGTCAGTCTATATTCTATACTATCAGTTTGTCAGGTAGTGATAGTATGCCTAATTTCCATGATTTTTATTGCAGCACGGGATTATTTGTAAATCGACGTATGCGATACGTCGAAAACTAGGGTTTTCATGTGTATCTTCGACATAGAAATCATTGTCATAAATGTAGTGTTATATAACCAGTGTTTAATCGTTTTTTATAAATGAGAATACAAAAGGTAATTTTTTTGATTGATTGTCTACTTAGTAGACAATTCTTAACTAAAATTACatcttgtataatattacttcGACTCTTAATTATTTCTATAGCACTCCAGGGGCCGAATTAAACAAGAAACagagaaaatatttcaaaaaagagCTCGTATAAATCATCTGTCCTACTGTTAGCTCGGCTATTTAATCTGATAATAGTATCTAATGAAATTTTCCCTTAACACCCCTGACGCGACGCACTTTAAATTTCTCCCTCAGCACAGGGAAAAGTTTTGGGCCGTTTGCCAGAACACCAGGGccacaataattgaaattatttaccGAAGAACTGCCTGATGTTTGAAtgaatgttatatattaatatataacaattattatagaATAATTTCCAAAGTTAAACAACCTCTGCtttgaaaaatcatcaaaatttatTCCCATTGCCGTATTATATATAAACGAATATCCTATGTTGccattttgtaaattaaatatatctcTGTCACTTAACAGCACACAAAATTGAAACATTTTCTTAAATTGCGGAAAGTGTATGTATTAAATGAAAGCCTATATTTATACTTGATAAAATCATCTGATATGAAACTGATTAATGTTCTCATGGAACCGAAAAGCTTTTAACGTATCCCGGCCGGAGCAACGGTAATCATTATAATAGGCAATATATTAAcgtcttattttgttattatctcCTTTAGTTGAGATATAGAATACCATATTATTGTTGTCGTTATTAGTAGTATGTTTTAACAGCAGACAAAACATATTCCAACTTAATAGTATACAAAAGGACAGCAAttttatttggaatattttaCGTTTCAATGTTACGAAGATTTTTTACACATTGagtttaaatcatattacaccCTTAGGTTGAAAGTCAGTCAAAATCTTTGTGTTACAGCTATGTAAAATACATGGAGAACTAATtagtatcatattatattaataagacGCCATGCCACCGAGGTCTGGACGGGATAAGTCATGGTCAAGATCGCTATCAAGAAGAGGCATACATCCAATTCAGGATTACCAAAACCCTAAAACAATTACGATGAAATGAAACATTTCAACTTTATCTGACAATCAGAGTAACATGAAAATATGATCTCCACTTTTTTATACCATCGACCTTACAacgcaaaataataataataataataataatatgtttatttcagaACAACGTccatatttaacattaaaaaattaaattgaattaaaaagcTTAAACTATATTAAtcaatttctaataataatattcaataataatttactattaaGTAAAAGATAGAGGCTGTTTCAACcacgttttaaaaattaaactagTAAGTAGTCTTTCCGCCACATTTTCGATAATGCTATTGTTACACCTGACAACTCCAGCCATGAAAGATGCAATCCGGTTTCTCTGATCAGCATTAAATGAGTTAACCCTAAATTGAGTATACATCTCAGTGACGCTACGAAACTAGAAACGTTTTAACCCCATGAGATACCGGTAGATATTATTGTACTCATAACTCAACTCTTATGGGActtgtaattagttatttataattatcattaatacctatatattcgcaatgcaAATAATACAGACAGCCAGTTGAGGTGAGCGGGCACGGAGTACTGAATGCTCGACGTTTATTAGGGCATCTATGGGATAAAAAGTCCATGACTGGTCCATAccctacatatatatatacatagagaTATATATCTCTACTACCGCCTATATCACTAGAATCACTAACACACAATACTTTTGACTGTTCCTTTTTATTTGATCAAAATTCATTAGCATGCGAAATAAAGAGCATTTCCAAAAACACCACAGTTAAATTTTAACACTGGTTATATTCAATATATGCAACcagataataaatgaataataaaagaACTGTGGGTTCACAGGGGTATAACATAAAAAGATAACGCGATAAAGCCTTCAGTCACGCTAGAATGGCCGAGCGGACATTACGAGGAAAGTTAAGAGTTTCGAATACTACagataattgttataaaactttatgcattacactaattttaataatattaaatatagccagttaaaatttatataaagtgtcttttttttgtaaataaataattgctcGATAAAGATGTCTTCGATACGCTCTAGATGAAGTTCTTATTCAATACCTACGTCAAGAATTCCACACAGCACTCTCTAATAATACGTGAAGATAAATGAAAAGAATTCTTCAAGTAGAAATCAAGTTATAGGTTTTACTCCGTTTTTCTAAAATCTAGTTTTCATCAGTagtcgacgttttaaggtcctaagAAGCATCCCTTTTTTTCCTTTCCCTCTTTTTGGGTGTTTAATTATTTCTTGGATTAATGATGGAATAATAGTTCACCTGTGTATGTAATACCATCATTCGTTAGACTAGACGTTGAACTAACACTTTCCCCACTATTTCACTGAACCATACGGCATCATAACGGTAACACGGACAATCTCCCGGTGGCAGACTGAGCAACCTGTAAGGGCGGGGCCGGTTTGTTATGCAGTGTCACTGCCAAACCTGTGCTAAAGAACATCCCTACCACATACACTACCTACATCTAATTGGTTATTAATAccttaatcaatattttatccCATCATGAATAAGCACGACGATCTTCTTCATCCagatattgtttaaaaaatcataaaaaaatcatcatcaaatCATATTGTTTAATAAATCAACGAACAGAACTCAAGTGAAAAAGAATACAAAGAGGAGTACCTATATCATGTAAACACTGCTAAGCGAGATAATAAACGTAATATAAAAGCACTGTGGGTGCAAAGGGGTACAACATAAACAGGGGAGGAGCGTGCGATAAAGCCTTCAGTTACGCTAGAATGGCCGAGCGGACATTAAGAGGAAAGTTTCACAACAGACGAAAGAGATTTAAATCCTGCAGATAATTGTTACAAAACTTTATGTTTTACACAAAAACACGCATCGGGTTTGCTGATATTGAAAATTATGGCGTTTTTGTAACATGgtcagaatataataaataatatgatttgtaaaaagatgttAAACATAATGGTTACATTTTATAAAGATCAACGAGAgatttaaaaaatcatcgcATATCATACAATATTACTTTCGTAGATCAATTACAAAATGCACTTTACTTAGAAAATAAAATCTTGATCTTTTATATAGTCGTGGACCCTCATGGGAATAGACTGAAGACGCGTTTTTGCCTTCGCGATATGGTGGTGGTGCAAGTGCAAGTTACTCATCCCCTGGTCAGCATGAGTCGATCCTGGAGGAGCTCAACATCAAATAACAGTGAACAGATGTCCACAGCAAGCATGAAGAGAGGACTATAGTATTTTAGGCAGATCACACATGGAAACCAGCCCACAATCAAGAGAAGCTCATTGAGATAATGTTAAGGACAAGAGCCAGAGGTCGAAGCCTGAAAAGATGACCTGATGAGAAGGACAAGCACCTTGGCTTCCAAAGCCAGTATAACTATACATGCAGCCACCGGTCAGTATAACTCGGCGACAAGTTTTACACAGGAAATAGCAATCGAAACCATCGCGATGGTTAGCATTGAGTGCGCGACTAGAGGGAGAGAGAAAACCAAGCGAACTATCGATTTTTCTCTATTCCTGCATCTATGCTGAGTTTTCCGTTGTCAGCTCTTTTGCCTCCACTTTCCGATGGGATAATAAGCGTTTACAAAAGAAAAGGGGAAAGAGTTATAGATATAAACAGAATTAACGTTAAAGGAGCACGcccttttttttaacaaaaaccttttataaaaatatggcgACTACCAACCATATACTTTAAAATTacgtttaaattaaaacaaccaaTGTACTCTACaacattttgaagtgaaactatTTGGCTAATAGTAACAATAAGTTACACTATCTTATTTTTTGCTTTCAACGCAGTATCATCCATCATCATCCcacactagtgggaggctcctttgcacaggatgccggctagattatgggtaccaacggcgcctatttctgccgtgaagcagtaatatttaagcattactgtgtttaggtctgaagggcgccgtagctactgaaattactgggcaactgacactatacatcttatgtctcacggtgaccagcgcaattggagtgccgctcagaatttttgggtttttcaagaaccctgagcggcactacattgtaatgggcagggcatatcaataaccatcagctaaacgtcctgatggtctcgtcccttactttcataaaaaaaaatccttcatTCTCGTATAATAACAGTAGAAGAGCACCATTTGACGGCACCAAGCTAAGATTTATGAACGGTATGGTATTGGATAGCTTAGCGATGACATTCGTTATGTTAGTACCATTGCAGAGGCGTGATCTCCGAAGGCGCATGTTCGAATCCATTGTCTTTGAATCGTTTGTTCTCTAAATTTTCCACAAAAAAAGTTGCTTACGAACCGTGCTGTGGATGAGGAGAAAAAGTTAAACCAAATATAGCTATACCAGAATCAATTACCTGCTGCAATATAATAAATCCCTAACCGATAGGATTTAGGGATCTTCAAGTTTAGTGCATATGTCTTAAGTGCAATGTTTCGATTACTAAAATAGACACATAGAATTTATAAAGCAATGGGCCAATGGCACAGTTAAATAAGATCCGAATTTCTACTTTtatgattaatttttattatacagCCACCGCTGAAGATGTGGACCGATGCGATATAAAAGTCCCCCGCCTGCGGCATCACTTAAACGCTAACGACCAATGAAAGTCTCGGATGGCAGTCGTAAATGTGGTGAGCCAGTAATGAGCATTGTTATCACTAGTATAGAATACATctatagaataaatattttagagtaGTAATCGACACTAAACTACACAAGCTAGCAAGAATCGCACTCTTTcatctatacttttttttgCATACATAACAAACCTAGATACATTTCATACAGCTTACCCGAAAAAACCAGCGcgaaattaataaacacaatcATACTGAGAGCTTACGAGAACTTGAGCTGAGAAATTGatacagaaaaatataaaaagagtgattaaaattttgtttttgaatgtTTAATTTGTTAGTTTGAAATTTTCAAAGGAGACGGATACTctttcatacattattgggcCAAGATGTAAAAGGATCACTGTTTTGAGGATTTTTGGCAATCTGAAAGCTGAGTTATATGAGGTTTTGTAAATTTGAGGTTATGCAATATATGGTCAACAATCTATATTAAAACAGCTGATTTTTGAAATGCGATAGTTTTTTTGTTGTACGATAATGATCGTACAAGTTTAGCAATATCAGAAGTCAAAttaaagaaagaagaaaaatatcaataaaacaacgGGAAACACGCAAATGACAAAACGCGTAGGTACGCACAAACGATACTACGAAACGAGtgattgacaattgacattctAGACAATTCGTAACTGTAACTGTCACTATCAGCACAGATTAAAAGTACAGAACGAGATTAAGAATCGACTTTTTCTTCGATcgatttctttttaatattaagttgataTTGATTTTTGTTAACTAAAgacattatgttatattaattataatgtattttttttagttacttttattgaatcaatCATCTGGTGCAAGTGGTTCTGGGTTGAATTGTATTAACTCATTCTTATTTATCGATTATAATAATCGATATCCCATTTTAATCGTGAATTTTAAGATAGTGAAAACTTAATTTGAAGATTTCTCGTTTTCTAGATTGCGAAATAAggtaattttctatatttagaAATAGCAAAATAcgacaattttttaaaccatatctcaacttattacattttggccaagaaatccccgtctcctttcaattacattaatttttacacgctttttattagtatgtatgtttgtttgtaaccgacgagtatgggcgcgattttgacccaatttAAACGGCCAAATTTCGTTCAaacgtagatttatcgaggaccgatgacaatacattaatgtGGTCAAATTAATCCATGTTTCAATTAGCAAAATAAGATGTttgttaattaatgtaatttttctttttattaaatttataaggctggaattgatgttcattttaaatttcaaccaaagcgtgtttttagatatttaaactatttttattattagaattatttttttatgattatagtTAAGCTCTGTAGAGCTAACAAGCGTTCATTTAATTTCGCCAATGTATCTCCACTCTGTATTCTATGAAAGTATATAATTTTCACAATTGCAATATAGtgataaaacatattattatttactagaaaTATGAAACTAGGACTGTTAATGCCTTAACCTGTCCTAGAACTGTTAATTTTACCATATTAAAAGGAGGACTAAGCGACCGCACGTTGGCTGTTAAACACAAATAGTGAAACACGTTTCTTTGTTACTATATTTCTCTtgtctaaacaaaataaatattttattaacgattATTGAACATTGCTCATGCTCTTCTGCAACATTAGAACGGGTGGGACAACGCCATGTCATATTGATCTTAAAACACCAGATGGTGACGACGGCAATTTATTTTGTGGCATATGCTGCATGGCGACAACTGATTTTGCGTTCGACGAGATCTAAACATCGACCTCTAATTAAGTAACACAAGttcttttttgaatttttcaagatACAAGTTGCTAGTATGAGAGCCCGtgaaccccagacctacgttattttataaaagctgaaagtttgtcagcgcatgctccaaacagaggtaagaacgatggaccattatggagtttgg includes:
- the LOC126975594 gene encoding synapse-associated protein of 47 kDa isoform X4 — encoded protein: MFSGLTNQVSSWMGAAKGEPQDEEVPTPTKEATVAEPTGQGDKQSPTKGGSKLDLITNVKSQMTGWLGSGIPIPGLRKNEAAPETGEAAPEAVDAVEQKPEGKDDDDNSSATGGADSRPTSTGGTPTEEQPAGVGNVTTKAVAGAKSLGNFLYSAVNKAGAKVSEASAKIKKTVEENSILGEFNREQDAFIKGQEKGGGAAQPPWIGAPNEPALKEECLSLSTDRRNFVRAPPAGVEFDFDYDKMYPVAVAIMGEDPNLEKMRFDLVPKVITEENFWRNYFYRVSLICQANEADAVAEGQGSADYSQDPKSASGVLIANEKTSQESIDDVKKRIKSLKVDRDDEQWEKELEAELNEYEVVAEKSGDDKWEKECEDLLADEVDLK
- the LOC126975594 gene encoding synapse-associated protein of 47 kDa isoform X2, translated to MFSGLTNQVSSWMGAAKGEPQDEEVPTPTKEATVAEPTGQGDKQSPTKGGSKLDLITNVKSQMTGWLGSGIPIPGLRKNEAAPETGEAAPEAVDAVEQKPEGKDDDDNSSATGGADSRPTSTGGTPTEEQPAGVGNGQQSRNIFSVDAIEVPDMQQLTTKAVAGAKSLGNFLYSAVNKAGAKVSEASAKIKKTVEENSILGEFNREQDAFIKGQEKGGGAAQPPWIGAPNEPALKEECLSLSTDRRNFVRAPPAGVEFDFDYDKMYPVAVAIMGEDPNLEKMRFDLVPKVITEENFWRNYFYRVSLICQANEADAVAEGQGSADYSQDPKSASGVLIANEKTSQESIDDVKKRIKSLKVDRDDEQWEKELEAELNEYEVVAEKSGDDKWEKECEDLLADEVDLK
- the LOC126975594 gene encoding synapse-associated protein of 47 kDa isoform X3, producing the protein MFSGLTNQVSSWMGAAKGEPQDEEVPTPTKEATVAEPTGQGDKQSPTKGGSKLDLITNVKSQMTGWLGSGIPIPGLRKNEAAPETGEAAPEAVDAVEQKPEGKDDDDNSRYNSATGGADSRPTSTGGTPTEEQPAGVGNVTTKAVAGAKSLGNFLYSAVNKAGAKVSEASAKIKKTVEENSILGEFNREQDAFIKGQEKGGGAAQPPWIGAPNEPALKEECLSLSTDRRNFVRAPPAGVEFDFDYDKMYPVAVAIMGEDPNLEKMRFDLVPKVITEENFWRNYFYRVSLICQANEADAVAEGQGSADYSQDPKSASGVLIANEKTSQESIDDVKKRIKSLKVDRDDEQWEKELEAELNEYEVVAEKSGDDKWEKECEDLLADEVDLK
- the LOC126975594 gene encoding synapse-associated protein of 47 kDa isoform X1, with the protein product MFSGLTNQVSSWMGAAKGEPQDEEVPTPTKEATVAEPTGQGDKQSPTKGGSKLDLITNVKSQMTGWLGSGIPIPGLRKNEAAPETGEAAPEAVDAVEQKPEGKDDDDNSRYNSATGGADSRPTSTGGTPTEEQPAGVGNGQQSRNIFSVDAIEVPDMQQLTTKAVAGAKSLGNFLYSAVNKAGAKVSEASAKIKKTVEENSILGEFNREQDAFIKGQEKGGGAAQPPWIGAPNEPALKEECLSLSTDRRNFVRAPPAGVEFDFDYDKMYPVAVAIMGEDPNLEKMRFDLVPKVITEENFWRNYFYRVSLICQANEADAVAEGQGSADYSQDPKSASGVLIANEKTSQESIDDVKKRIKSLKVDRDDEQWEKELEAELNEYEVVAEKSGDDKWEKECEDLLADEVDLK